The proteins below come from a single Triticum aestivum cultivar Chinese Spring chromosome 5D, IWGSC CS RefSeq v2.1, whole genome shotgun sequence genomic window:
- the LOC123121672 gene encoding transcription factor bHLH30 — MWEGGVHGSHQDAARLLPPWLGGGPAAFADPVGAAVGAGFGGYACDVVGQAGGVFGFGFEAAVVAAQQQHQQQRAAEAAAAAAGGSKAVVSGLLGSLQAELGRMNAGEIMDAKALAASRSHSEAERRRRQRINGHLARLRSLLPNTTKTDKASLLAEVLEHVKELKRQTSAMTMMAAAVGGDEDDDAAPVQMLPTEADELGVDAAEDGEGRLVVRASLCCEDRPDLIPDIIRALAALRLRAHRAEITTLGGRVRSVLLITAEEGEEGADEGGDGIDEECVASHRRHECIASVQEALRGVMDRRAACSNDTSSSGGGGGGGSIKRQRMNYGAHEQCSV, encoded by the exons ATGTGGGAAGGGGGCGTGCACGGGAGCCACCAGGACGCCGCCCGCCTGCTGCCCCCCTGGCTCGGGGGCGGCCCGGCCGCGTTCGCCGACCCGGTCGGCGCCGCGGTTGGGGCCGGCTTCGGCGGCTACGCGTGCGACGTCGTCGGGCAGGCAGGCGGGGTGTTCGGGTTCGGGTTCGAGGCGGCCGTCGTCGCGGCGCAGCAGCAGCATCAGCAGCAGCGCGCGGCcgaggctgcggcggcggcggccgggggcAGCAAGGCCGTCGTGTCCGGGCTGCTCGGGAGCCTGCAGGCGGAGCTCGGCCGGATGAACGCCGGCGAGATCATGGACGCCAAGGCGCTGGCCGCCTCGCGGAGCCACAGCgaggccgagcgccgccgccggcagcggATCAACGGCCACCTCGCCAGGCTCCGCAGCCTCCTCCCCAACACCACCAAG ACGGACAAGGCGTCGCTGCTTGCCGAGGTGCTGGAGCACGTGAAGGAGCTGAAGCGGCAGACATCGGCGATGACGATGATGGCGGCTGCTGTTGGGggcgacgaagacgacgacgccgCGCCGGTGCAGATGCTGCCGACGGAGGCCGACGAGCTGGGCGTCGACGCGGCGGAGGACGGGGAGGGGCGGCTCGTGGTGCGGGCGTCGCTATGCTGCGAGGACCGCCCGGACCTCATCCCCGACATCATCCGGGCGCTCGCGGCGCTCCGGCTACGTGCGCACCGGGCTGAGATCACCACGCTGGGCGGGCGCGTCAGGAGCGTGCTCCTCATCACGGCGGAAGAGGGCGAGGAGGGCGCCGACGAGGGCGGTGACGGCATCGACGAGGAGTGCGTCGCATCTCACCGGAGGCACGAGTGCATCGCGTCGGTCCAGGAGGCTCTGCGCGGCGTCATGGACCGCAGGGCAGCGTGCAGCAACGACACGTCAtcgtccggcggtggcggcggcggcgggagcatcAAGAGGCAGCGCATGAACTACGGGGCGCATGAGCAGTGCTCGGTTTAG